GACCGCGGCCACGGCCGAGACCAAACGCACCCCGTTTGACCTTCCCGAGGGGGAGTCGGAGATCGTCGGCTATTTCGTGGAATACAGCGGCATGAAATTCGGCATGTTCTTTATGGCCGATTTGGTGGAAACAGTCCTGGTTTCCGCCCTCATGACGACCTTGTTTTTGGGCGGATGGCAGGTGCCTTATCTGCATCCGGATGGATTTCACTTCCCGTGGGGGAGCTTTGCCGCGCTGCCGCATCTGGCTGTCGCGGGCTTAGGGGTTTTGGCGTTCTTTGCCAAACTGACTTTCTTTATCGGGATGTTAATGGCTGTGCGCTGGACCCTGCCGAGATTCCGTTATGACCAACTGATGCGTTTAGGATGGCAGATATTGCTTCCGGCATCCCTGGTTAACATCGCGGTCACGGCAATTGTGCTTATAGTATTTAAAATTTTATAAGAGTATGATTTTTTCCGCCAGAGGCGGATCCGCCTTTGGCGGAAAGGTGAATTCATGGAACACCCGGAACTTGAGAAATATTTTGATGTCAAAGGGCCTTTTGCTTTTTTGCGCTTGGCCCAGATGAAGCGGGCGTGGAAGAACAAGAACCGCCGTGAATTGACATGGTGGGAGAATACCTATATCCCGTCGGTGGTCAGCGGCATCTATCTGACCTCCAAACATTTCTTCCGCAACTTCACCCTGCACGTTTTTCATGCCGTCGGCCTTTTTAAGGAAATTCCCGCCGCGGTCACGTGTCAATATCCCGAACAGACCCGGCCTTTGGCCAGCCGGACAAGGACGCGCCACCGGCTGACGAAACGCGAGGACGGTTCTCCCCGGTGTGTGGCCTGCATGATGTGCGAGACCGTCTGCCCCGCCCGCTGCATTGAGATCACGGCGGCCGAACACCCGGACCCCAACATTGAGAAATACCCAGCCGAATTCATCCTGGATCTGGGCAAATGCGTCTACTGCGGTTTTTGCGTGGAGGTCTGCCCGGAAGATGCCATCCGCATGGACACCGGCCGGCTCGATATCGCTGAATATTCCCGCGAAAGCATGATTTACGACAAAAAGCGGCTGATGGAAGAGTAAAGGAGGGTAATGAGAATAACGTTGAGACTTGTGTGTTTCTTGGTCGGTATTGTGGCCCTGGTCGCGCTCGTGTTCTCATTCTGGCAGGTCAGGCAGGAAGAAGACCGTCTCAAGGGAGAATTGGAAAAAAGGGCCGGTGTTTTTGCCGACAGCCTCAAGATCGCGGTTGAGCCGTTATTATCGGCTGATAATGTTCAGGCCCTTCAGAGCATGGTGGACAGGTTTTCTA
This sequence is a window from Candidatus Omnitrophota bacterium. Protein-coding genes within it:
- a CDS encoding NADH-quinone oxidoreductase subunit I, with the protein product MEHPELEKYFDVKGPFAFLRLAQMKRAWKNKNRRELTWWENTYIPSVVSGIYLTSKHFFRNFTLHVFHAVGLFKEIPAAVTCQYPEQTRPLASRTRTRHRLTKREDGSPRCVACMMCETVCPARCIEITAAEHPDPNIEKYPAEFILDLGKCVYCGFCVEVCPEDAIRMDTGRLDIAEYSRESMIYDKKRLMEE